One window of the Dehalococcoidia bacterium genome contains the following:
- a CDS encoding recombinase family protein: protein MIDTASRTNAPFREILVWKFSRFTRKREHAVVYKSMLRRKRVRVFSITEHADDTPTGKLLEGIIETVDEFYSENLAQEVSRGMREAASRSAEPHWTTWKP from the coding sequence ATGATCGACACGGCCTCCAGGACCAACGCCCCGTTCCGGGAGATCCTCGTCTGGAAGTTCTCCCGCTTCACCCGCAAGCGGGAGCACGCCGTCGTCTACAAGTCCATGCTCAGGCGCAAGAGAGTCAGGGTCTTCTCCATCACCGAGCACGCTGACGACACCCCCACGGGCAAGCTGCTGGAGGGCATCATCGAGACCGTGGACGAGTTCTATTCGGAGAACCTCGCCCAAGAGGTCTCCCGGGGGATGCGGGAGGCGGCCTCCCGCAGCGCAGAGCCGCACTGGACGACGTGGAAACCATAG